Within the Corallococcus exiguus genome, the region CGACGCAGCCCCTTCACGCGCCCTGACGCCCAGGCCCCCAGCACCTCGGGGCGGGCCGCCCGGCCGCCTACTTGTGGTAGGGCTCGCCCTTCAGGATGGTGAACGCGCGGTAGAGCTGCTCGATGAGCACCACCCGCGCCAGCCGGTGGGGCAGCGTCATCCGCGACAGCGAAATCACCTGATGCGCCGCGCCGCGCACCGAGTCGTCCAGGCCCTCGTCCCCGCCGATGACGAAGAGCAGGTCCTTCGAGCCCGTCTGCGCCTTGGCGACGTAGCGGGCAAGCTCCACCGAATCCAGCAGGGTGCCGCGCTCGTCCAGCGCCACGATCCAGTCCTGCGGCTTGCGCTTGCCGAGGATGGCGGCGGCCTCCGCGGACTTCGCCTCGCCGGGCTTGAGCTTGCGGCCCGACGCTTCGGTCAGCTCCAAGAGCTCGAAGCGCGTGTAGTGCTCGAGCCGCCGCGCGTACTCCTGCACGGCGGGCTCGAACAACCCGGAGCGGTCCTTGCCGATGGAGAGGAGGCGGACCTTCACGGGACTAGGACAGCTTCACCCGGGGCGCGTCCGCCCACAGCCCGTCCAGGTCGTAGAAGGCGCGCACCTCGCCGTTGAACAGGTGGGCCACGACGTCGTCGTAGTCCAAGAGCACCCACTGGCCCGTCTCCAGGCCTTCCGTGCTGATGGGGCGCAGGGGCTGCTGCGCCTGCTTGAGCTGCACCTGGACGTTCTCCGCCATGGCGCTCACCTGACGGTCGCTCTCGCCGGAGGCGATGACGATGTAGTCCGCGTAGGACGTCATCCCGCGCATGTCGAGGATGACGACGTCCGTGGCCTTCTTGTCCAGCAGCAGGTCGCCGATGCGGCGCGCCAGCTCACGCGCCTTGGGGTTGTCCGCGGGCTTGGGCAACGGCGGCGGGGGGGCGGGCTTCGGCGCCTTCTTGCGCGCGGCGGCGGTCTTCTTGCGCGGGGGCGGACGCACGCCCGGCTTCGCCTTCTTGGCGGCCGTCTTCTTGCGGGCCGGAGCCCGGGTCGTGCTCTTCGCCTTCGCCTTCTTGGATGCAGGGGTCTTCTTCTTCGTGGCCATGTGGCGGATACCCTATCGCACCCTTGGCAAGCTTCCAGCGCTCCTCTAATGGGTTCCGTCCATGAGCGACGCCCGCCTGGAGCAGTTCAAGAAGATGGTGGCCCAGTTCCCCGACGCCCCCATGGCCTGGTTCTCCCTGGGGAAGCTCCACCTGGAACGCAAGGAATACGACAGCGCCATCCAGAGCCTGGAGTCCGCGGTCCGCCTGGACCCGAAGTACGCCGCCGCCCTCGTCTCCCTGGGGGATGCCTACGCGGGGGCTGGCCAGACGGACAAGGCGAAGCAGGTGCTCACCACCGCCCGGGACCACGCGCTCGCCCAGCAGCACCCCAGCCTGGCCGAGGAAATCGACGAGCGCATCGCCGACCTGGACTGACGGTGCTCCAGAGCCTGGGCTCCTAGTCCTGGTCCCGCCAGGTGAAGCCCACGCCGAACACCTGGCGCGTGTATCGCAAGTCATTGCGCGGCAGGCGCGTGCTCCAGAGGCCCCAGGACACCTCCATGTCCACGCGGGCGGAGACGGGCCGGGCCAGCTTGAGGGACAGCGAGTTCTGCCCCTCGTCCTCCTCCACCAGGATGATCTCCGGCGACAGGAAGATGCCGTCCGGGTAGCGCGCCAGGCCCAGCGTCCCCTGCGCCAGGAGCGTCACCCGCCACGGCAGCCGCACCCCGGCGCTGCCGACGAGCCGGTGGCGCATGGCCGTCTCACCGAAGCTGTTGGAGCTGACCTCCTGGAAGGCATAGCTGAGCGACAGCTTCACCGGCCCCCGGTACGTGTAGCCCGCCCCCGCCACCAGCGCGCCGTCCTGCCGCCGCACGGGGGATGAGGTGACGCCCGGGAAGGGCCGGGCGAAGGGGCCGTAGCGGCGCGAACCCCATTCGCCAAACACACTCAGGGTGTGGCGCGGGCCCAACCGGTAGCGGCCCAGGACGCCCACCTCCGGGCCGCCGAAGTCGGCCGTGTGGTCCGGGCGGTACACGAAGCGGCGGGCGCCCAGGCGCACGCGCAGGGCCAGGCGCACGTCCGGGGCGTACTCGGCGAAGAGGCTGGTGCCCAGGTCCGAGTACGCGCGGCTGCCGCCCCGCCGGTCCTTGGCGTGGCCTTCCGCGCCCACGCCCCACTCGGTGCCCAGGGCGAGCGAGCCCTCCAGCGCGCCCGCCTGCACCAGCGTGTCCTCGTTGTCGTAGTCCAGGTACTTGCGCGCGCCCAACTCGTACCGGCCCACCACCTGGGCCCGCTCGCCGGTGCCCCGTCCCTCCGCCACGCCCAGCACGCTCATGGCCAGGTCCGAGCCGGGGCCGGGCGTCGCGCCGTCGGAGAAGTCGCGCGGGGCGTTGCTGTCCACGAGCAGCCGGCCGGTGCCCCGGAGCGAGCCCTGCCACTCGGCCGCGCGCGCACCTCCGCCCCAGGGGAGGCTGAGGGCCAGGAGGAGCGGGAGGAGGCGACGGTCCAAGACGCGCGCACCATACTCCGGCCCGCTGGCATCCCCACGCTCGCAAGTGCCCCGTACGGCCGCGTCGTCCCCGGGACACCCGGGGTGTGCCCGCGGTCGGTGACGGCGCACCCGGCCGCCCGGTACATTGCGGCCATGTCTTACGCGTCCTTCCTCGCGGCGGTGGCCGGTCTGGGGCTCGTCGCCTGTTCCCCGGCGTCCTTCACCACGGAGGTCCAGGGCGAGGCGACGGTGCCCGCGAACCCCGCTGGCACCTCCACGCTCCTCAATGCCTTTCCCTCCATCAGCAGCTTCTCCTCGCTGGACTTCAACGAGAACCAGGACTTCAAGAACCGCGACGTCACCAAGGACGAGGTGACGCGCGTGCAGGTGACGTCGATGAGGCTCAAGGTCCTGAGCCCGAACGATCAGGACTTCGGCTTCCTGGACTCGATGGAGGCCGTGGCCCGCGCGGGCAACTCCGAGTCGCGCTTCGCGGCCCGGGACGGCATCGCGGGCCTGGGCCTGAACCCGCCCAACCCCACGGTGGGGTTGAACACGGACGGCAGCGTGGACTTGAGGCCCTACGTGGCCGCGCCCAGCATGGCCATCATCCTGCGCGGCACGGGGCGCCTGCCGGAGCGCGAGGTGCGCGTGCAGGCCACGGTGGTGCTGGAGGTGGAGGGCGGCCTGCTGTAGCGGCCACCCGTCGCTGCTTCAGGGGGCCAGCGTCTTCGCGCGGCGCTCCAGCGAGCCCGCGCGCCCGTCCAGCTCGCTCGCCAGGGACTCCAGCCGCGCGGCCTCCTGCTCCAGCGAGGAGAGATCCTCCAGACCACCCGCGGCCAGCGCCTGGGCGCGCACCGGGTCCACCTGGGGCCGCCGGTCGCTGGCGGTGGCGGACAGGGACGGACCGCCCGCGGTGGGATTGCCCCCAACGCCCGGACCCTTGGTCGGGTCGCTCGCGTAGTCCGGCGTCTCCACCATCGAGTCGCCCGGGATCACCTCCGGCTGCCGGCCGCCCCGCTGGGTGGGGGCCACCTGCAGGCCCTGGTTGCCCATCGAGCGCAGGCGCAAGCGGCGGTCCTGGTCGTCGAACATGGACTCCTCGCCCAGGAAGTCGTTCATGCGGCGGTCCAGGTCGCGCTCCTCGCGCACCTCGGTGATGCGTGCCTTCAGGGCCTGGAGCCGCTGGCGCACCTTGTCCTGGGAGTCGCGCAGCGCGTCCGCCTGAGCGAGCAGATCCTCCGGATCATCCCCGCGCGCCGCGCCATCCAGCGCCGGCACCTGGGAGGCGGGCAGCGCCGCGCGCACGGCCTCGCGTTCGCCGCGCACGGACCGCATCTGCTCCACCAGCCGCGCCCGCTCCGTCCGGTCCGTCGTCGCGTCCCATGATGCGCGCAGCCGCGTCAGCTCCTGGGACAGCGCGCCGTGCAGCGCCAGGTGCGCGCGCTCCACCTCGCCGTCCGCGCCGGACACCGACTGCGCCAGCCCCGTCAGCTCTCCGCTCAGCTCCTGCGAACGGCGCAGCGCGGACTCCAGCTCTCCGCCCGCCGTGAGCTTCCCCTGGCGCTGGGCCTTGAGCGCTTCGATGCGCGCGGCCACGCCGTTGAGCTCGTCGCGCAGCCCCTGCTGCCGGGTGCGCAGGGTGCGTGCCTCCGTTCGCGCTGACTGGGCCTTCGCGCGCGCCTGCTCCAGGCCAGACGCCGCCCCGGCGGGAGCGGCCACGAACAGGCACAGGAGGAGGGGGAGGGCACGCAACATCATCGGGGGAACACCGTCAGCAAGGCGGATGCCAGTCCCTTCCTCCTACCCCGTTCCCAGGCCCGACGGAAAGCGCCCTGGTTCCGGGCACCTGCACGGGCAGGGTGGGACGGGGTGGGTGGGCCGGACGGTGGAAAGTCATGGGGCCGGGGCGCGGGTGACGGATTTCCGAGGCCCCCCAGGCATGGGCACCGCTCCTTTGCCTACGAGGCCTCCTCGGGGCGTTCGCCGCGCGGCAGGAAGCCGTACTTCTCCAGCTTGTAGTAGAGCGCGGAGGTCTTGATGCCCAGCAGACGGGCGGTCTCCGTCTTCACGCCGCCGGCCTTCTCGTAGGCGCGGGCGATGAGCTGGCGCTCCAGGTCCTCCAGGATGTCCGGCAGGGGGCGGTCGCCCTGGGGCACGGGCAGCCCCGCGTCCATGCGCGGCGTCTGGCCGGCCAGGTGCGAGGGCAAGTCCTGCGGGGTGAGCGTTTCGCCCTCGGCGAAGACGAGCGCCTGCTCCATCACGTTCTCCAGCTCGCGCACGTTGCCGGGCCACGCGTGGCGGGTGAGCGCGTGCAGCGCGGCGTCGTCGATACCGGTGACCCTCCGGTTGACCCGGGGCGCGTGCTTGGCGACGAAGTGGCGGGCGAGCGCGGGCAGGTCCTCGGGGCGCTCGCGCAGGGGCGGCAGGGTGAGCGGGACGATGTGCAGCCGGTAGTAGAGGTCCTCGCGGAAGCGGCCCGCCTTCACCTCCGCCTGGAGGTCGCGGTGCGTGGCGCTCACCACGCGCACGTCCACCTTGAGCGTCTCCTCTCCGCCCACGCGCTGCAGCTCCTTCTCCTGGAGCACGCGCAGGAGCTTGGTCTGCACGGAGGCGGGAATCTCTCCAATCTCGTCCAGGAAGAGGGTGCCTCCGTCGGCCAGCTCGAAGCGGCCCAGCTTGCGCTTCACCGCGCCGGTGAACGAGCCGCGCTCGTGGCCGAACAGCTCGCTCTCCAGCAGCGTCTCCGCCAGGGCCGCGCAGTGCACCACGACGAAGGGGCCGTCCTTGCGAGGCGAGCGCTGGTGGATCATCCGCGCGACCAGCTCCTTGCCGGTGCCGCTCTCGCCGCGCACCAGTACGGTGGCGTCGCTCGCGGCCACCTTGCGCACCTGGGTGAGCAGCTTCTGCAGGGGCTCGCTGTCGCCCACCAGGTCGCGGTGGGTGAGGGCGGCGTCGGCGTCGTGCGCGTCCGTGCGGGCGGTGAGGCGCTCCACCTGGCGGCGCGTGGCGGACAGCTCCAGGCCCTTGTCCACCTTGGCGCGCAGCACGTCCGGGGGGAAGGGCTTGGTGATGAAGTCGTAGGCGCCCTCCTGCATGGCCTGCACGGCGGTCTCGATGGTGCCGAACGCCGTCACCACCATGACGACGGCGCCAGGGTCCGCCTGCTTGAGCGCGCGCGTCACGGCGATGCCGTCCATGCCGTCCATCTTCAGGTCCGTGACGACCAGGTCGAAGGGGCCCTTCTTGTACGCGGCGAGCCCGTCCGCCCCGCTCCTCACCGCGGACACGGTGTGGCCGGAGCGGGTGAGGGTGACGGTCATGCCCTCGCGGAGGGTGTCGTGGTCGTCGATGACGAGGATGCGGGCCATGCGCCTGCTCGGAAGGGAAGGGTGGGGTGCCACCGGTGGGACGGCGGCGGAATGCACACGCCAGGCCACCCTACACCGGACCCGCCGGGGCGGAGGTGGGGCCTGCCGTGAAAGGGCTGGCGTCACGGGCCGGGTGGGTGTCTATCCGGCGCATGGCTCCCGTCTCCGCTGCCCTCATTGAACTGCTCGCGCGCCACGCCCCCTCCGACGACAAGGAGCGCGAGGACCTTTCGCGCATGCGCCACTTCGCCACGTCGCTGAAGGAGCCCTTCTCCCGCTCGCAGGCGGAGGCGCACTTCACCGGCAGCGTGGTGGTGGTGGACGCGTCGGGCGAACGGGTGGCGATGCTGCACCACGCGAAGCTCAAGCGCTGGTTGCAGCCCGGGGGCCACGCGGAGGCCACGGACGGAGGCGACATGGAGGCCACCGCGCTGCGCGAAGCCCGCGAGGAGACCGGTTGCCAGGTGCACCTGCATCCCACCGCGCCGCGCCCGCTGGACGTGGACGTGCACGTCATCCCCGCGCGCAAGGACGAGCCGGAGCACTGCCACCTGGATGTCCGCTACCTGGTGGTGGCGGAAGACCCGGAGGCACTTGCGCATGATCCGGCGGAGTCGTTCGGCATCCAGTGGCTGGGCTGGGATGAAGCGCTGACGCGCGCGGATGAAGCGCCGCTGCGCCGCATGCTGCTCAAGGCCCGGACACTTGTTTACCCCGGGTCTCGATTGGTCACAGACTGAGAGTGTCAATTGAATGAACGTCCAAGGGCTGAAATCCTGAACCCCCGAAATGGAATTCGCGGGGTTTGAACCAAAATATGACTTGAGGCTCGTTTCATTTTTCAGGGGGGACTGGATGAAACACATACATCCAGTCAGCATGAGGATGCTCAGGGTGGAGGGGGGCGGCCATGACGGCTTGTCGTCCACCCGGGAGCAGGAGCACGTCTCATGTCGTCTCCGGTCGCAGTGTCCCAGGGCACCGCCGTGGAGGGATTTCCTGTTTCGTCAATGAGACAGGAGGAGGTCTTCCGGCGTTATCAGCCCGCCGCCTTGAAGCGCACGCCACACCCTCCCTGGATGGAGACGATGCTGGGGGCGCTCAAGCCCGCGTGGGACGCGGCCTGCGCGCCCACGCTGTTCCGGGAGACGGCGGAGGGACGGCATCCGCCCCTGCGCGCCTGGCAGCGGTTCCTGGAGCGCTGCTTCCCCATCGTCGAGAACTTCCCCAAGTACATGGGGCTGTCCCTGGCGAAGACGACCTACGGCGTACGCCCGGGTGACGCGAGCATCCGCCGCTGGCTCTTGCAGAACCTGGGCGTGGAGGCCCGTCACGCCGAATGGTGGATTGACTGGATGCAGGCGTCGGGCGTGGACGCCCACAGGGCCTTCGAAACGCCGCTGACGCCGGACGTCCGGGCGCTCCACCAACACCTGCTGGCCATGTGCCTCGGTGGGTCCCTGGCGGAGGGCATCGCCGCGTCCAACTGGGCCATCGAGGGAGTGACAGGCGTCTGGACGCGCGCCGTGGTGGAGCCCTTCACCGCGTATGCCCGGGACGGCGTGCGCGTGGACGCGAACGCGCTGCGCTGGCTCCGGGCGCATGCCCGCTACGACGACGCGCACCCGGACGAGGCGCTGGAGATCATCAAGCTGTCCACGGACGTCACGGCGGGGGAGCCGGTGCGCGTGGAGGTCGCGGCGCACCGGTCCCTGATGTTGCTGGCGCGCGTGTTCGAGTCCTGCTGCGAGGCGTGAGCCCCCGCGTGGGTTGAAGCAGCCGTTTCATCGGTGGTGACGACGCAGTCGCGATGCACGCCGGTCCGGCCTTCCGCTGGACCGGACGGGGGGCGTACGCACATGAATGAAGCACAAGACATCCGGGAGCTGGCCTGGCGTGGGATGTGGTTGTTCCTGCGGTGGGTCCTGCCGCCCTCCATCGTCTGTGCCTACCTCATCGCGATGGCGATGGGACTGTCGAGCCAGGAGGGGCTGCTCGTCACCGCCACGGTCCTGCCGTTCATCGTGCTCGTGTTCGGGCTGCTGCACCCCTACGTGACGCTGCGGTGGCTGGCGAGCCGGGCCCTGCGGCGTCGCCATGGGGACGGACCGGGGGACCGGCTGCGGCGCGTGCTGGAGCTGCCCTGGCGCTCCATGGTCTTCACCACGTGCGCGGCGTGGACGCTGGGCGGCTTCTTCTTCAGCCTCCCGGTGTGTCTGTGGTTCGGCAAGGACTGGTTCCGGCTGGGACTGGGCACGCTCATCGCGTTCTGCTTCGGCGTGGTGGTGGCGTTCCCCATCGCGCTGGGGCTGGAGCGGCTGGCGCTGCCGTGGGCGCTGCGCGAGCAGGATGCGCATCCGGAGCTGGCGCCGGCGGGCTCGGGCCCGTTCTGGCCGCGGCAGTCGTGGTTCCTGCCGTTCACGTTCCTGTCCACCATCTTCGCCACGGTGGTGCTGAGTGCGTGCGTGGTGGTGGTGAAGCTCCTGGCGGTGCGAGCCCTCCTGCAGGAGGTGCTGCTGGCGGATGGGGCGACGCAGGCGGCGGCGCGGTTGGATGACGTGGGCAGCTCGCTGTTCGCGGACCTGGGCTTCGCGCTGCCCTGGGTGGGCGCGCTGGTGTTCGTGCTGCCGGCCTTCACCACGTGGATGCTGGCGAGGCGGCAGGCGACGAGCGCGGGCGCGGTGCACGGGGCCATCTCCGGCCTGGCGTCCGGGAGGATCCGCTCACCGCGCTGGGTGTCCACGGACGAGATGGGCGACCTGGCGTCGGGGATGAACGGAGCGCTGTCCCGGCTGCGGAGGTTTCCCCGACTCCTCCAGACCTCCGCGCAGCGGCTGGGCC harbors:
- a CDS encoding 23S rRNA (pseudouridine(1915)-N(3))-methyltransferase RlmH, translated to MKVRLLSIGKDRSGLFEPAVQEYARRLEHYTRFELLELTEASGRKLKPGEAKSAEAAAILGKRKPQDWIVALDERGTLLDSVELARYVAKAQTGSKDLLFVIGGDEGLDDSVRGAAHQVISLSRMTLPHRLARVVLIEQLYRAFTILKGEPYHK
- the rsfS gene encoding ribosome silencing factor encodes the protein MATKKKTPASKKAKAKSTTRAPARKKTAAKKAKPGVRPPPRKKTAAARKKAPKPAPPPPLPKPADNPKARELARRIGDLLLDKKATDVVILDMRGMTSYADYIVIASGESDRQVSAMAENVQVQLKQAQQPLRPISTEGLETGQWVLLDYDDVVAHLFNGEVRAFYDLDGLWADAPRVKLS
- a CDS encoding tetratricopeptide repeat protein translates to MSDARLEQFKKMVAQFPDAPMAWFSLGKLHLERKEYDSAIQSLESAVRLDPKYAAALVSLGDAYAGAGQTDKAKQVLTTARDHALAQQHPSLAEEIDERIADLD
- a CDS encoding coiled-coil domain-containing protein: MMLRALPLLLCLFVAAPAGAASGLEQARAKAQSARTEARTLRTRQQGLRDELNGVAARIEALKAQRQGKLTAGGELESALRRSQELSGELTGLAQSVSGADGEVERAHLALHGALSQELTRLRASWDATTDRTERARLVEQMRSVRGEREAVRAALPASQVPALDGAARGDDPEDLLAQADALRDSQDKVRQRLQALKARITEVREERDLDRRMNDFLGEESMFDDQDRRLRLRSMGNQGLQVAPTQRGGRQPEVIPGDSMVETPDYASDPTKGPGVGGNPTAGGPSLSATASDRRPQVDPVRAQALAAGGLEDLSSLEQEAARLESLASELDGRAGSLERRAKTLAP
- a CDS encoding sigma-54-dependent transcriptional regulator — protein: MARILVIDDHDTLREGMTVTLTRSGHTVSAVRSGADGLAAYKKGPFDLVVTDLKMDGMDGIAVTRALKQADPGAVVMVVTAFGTIETAVQAMQEGAYDFITKPFPPDVLRAKVDKGLELSATRRQVERLTARTDAHDADAALTHRDLVGDSEPLQKLLTQVRKVAASDATVLVRGESGTGKELVARMIHQRSPRKDGPFVVVHCAALAETLLESELFGHERGSFTGAVKRKLGRFELADGGTLFLDEIGEIPASVQTKLLRVLQEKELQRVGGEETLKVDVRVVSATHRDLQAEVKAGRFREDLYYRLHIVPLTLPPLRERPEDLPALARHFVAKHAPRVNRRVTGIDDAALHALTRHAWPGNVRELENVMEQALVFAEGETLTPQDLPSHLAGQTPRMDAGLPVPQGDRPLPDILEDLERQLIARAYEKAGGVKTETARLLGIKTSALYYKLEKYGFLPRGERPEEAS
- a CDS encoding NUDIX hydrolase, whose product is MAPVSAALIELLARHAPSDDKEREDLSRMRHFATSLKEPFSRSQAEAHFTGSVVVVDASGERVAMLHHAKLKRWLQPGGHAEATDGGDMEATALREAREETGCQVHLHPTAPRPLDVDVHVIPARKDEPEHCHLDVRYLVVAEDPEALAHDPAESFGIQWLGWDEALTRADEAPLRRMLLKARTLVYPGSRLVTD
- a CDS encoding TenA family transcriptional regulator, encoding MSSPVAVSQGTAVEGFPVSSMRQEEVFRRYQPAALKRTPHPPWMETMLGALKPAWDAACAPTLFRETAEGRHPPLRAWQRFLERCFPIVENFPKYMGLSLAKTTYGVRPGDASIRRWLLQNLGVEARHAEWWIDWMQASGVDAHRAFETPLTPDVRALHQHLLAMCLGGSLAEGIAASNWAIEGVTGVWTRAVVEPFTAYARDGVRVDANALRWLRAHARYDDAHPDEALEIIKLSTDVTAGEPVRVEVAAHRSLMLLARVFESCCEA
- a CDS encoding methyl-accepting chemotaxis protein, which codes for MNEAQDIRELAWRGMWLFLRWVLPPSIVCAYLIAMAMGLSSQEGLLVTATVLPFIVLVFGLLHPYVTLRWLASRALRRRHGDGPGDRLRRVLELPWRSMVFTTCAAWTLGGFFFSLPVCLWFGKDWFRLGLGTLIAFCFGVVVAFPIALGLERLALPWALREQDAHPELAPAGSGPFWPRQSWFLPFTFLSTIFATVVLSACVVVVKLLAVRALLQEVLLADGATQAAARLDDVGSSLFADLGFALPWVGALVFVLPAFTTWMLARRQATSAGAVHGAISGLASGRIRSPRWVSTDEMGDLASGMNGALSRLRRFPRLLQTSAQRLGQAGTELRVSNEEQQQGLTRQAAALHEAQVTSEDLRRASRIAADSAEEVLRVARRAETMGQQGEAAVVLSLEGLSAIRSAVFGIQQRLSLLAESTVQIGEITGAVKDLADQSHLLAVNAAIEAARSGEAGRGFAVVAKELRGLSDQSVQATRRIRNILAEISQGIRDAASMSEQGGRQVAAGLDQMRASGESLRALSHNSQESSEAARKIANAVTQQNAAFSQITTAIADLSQLMDGTLHRLSSTQDATRTLQVVSGEVGQMALQFDVQEAESVSTPVPPQLRGQGKAA